A portion of the Streptococcus urinalis 2285-97 genome contains these proteins:
- a CDS encoding amino acid ABC transporter permease, which yields MLLTISHFAWSRWSAFFANFGQFAKGFIYTLGMSACALLLALLLGIIFGAMSSSKHKVLKGIARVYVELFQNTPLLVQFVVVYYGLTIISNGLIMLSTFFTAVLCVGVYHGAYISEVIRSGIEAVPRGQTEAALSQGFTYSQTMSMIILPQAVRTILPPMTNQVVSLIKNTSTVAIISGADIIFTAKAWAYESTNYVPAFAGAALLYFIMCFPLATWARHKEEENKNSYAL from the coding sequence ATGTTATTAACAATTAGCCATTTTGCTTGGTCAAGATGGTCTGCTTTTTTTGCCAATTTTGGTCAATTTGCAAAAGGTTTTATATACACACTTGGTATGTCTGCATGTGCTTTGCTTTTAGCTCTTTTATTAGGTATCATTTTTGGTGCCATGAGTTCATCAAAACATAAAGTATTAAAAGGAATTGCGCGTGTCTATGTCGAATTATTTCAAAATACACCACTATTGGTTCAATTTGTGGTTGTTTATTATGGTTTAACTATTATTTCAAATGGTCTAATCATGCTTTCAACATTCTTCACAGCTGTATTATGTGTGGGGGTTTATCATGGCGCTTATATATCTGAGGTTATTCGTTCAGGTATTGAAGCTGTTCCAAGAGGTCAAACGGAAGCTGCACTATCGCAAGGCTTTACTTATAGTCAAACCATGAGTATGATTATTTTACCGCAAGCAGTTAGAACTATTTTGCCACCTATGACAAATCAAGTTGTCAGTTTAATCAAAAACACATCTACCGTTGCCATAATCTCAGGTGCTGATATCATTTTTACTGCTAAAGCTTGGGCTTATGAAAGTACTAACTACGTTCCAGCATTTGCTGGCGCTGCTCTTTTATACTTTATTATGTGTTTCCCTCTCGCAACATGGGCAAGACATAAAGAAGAAGAAAACAAAAATTCTTATGCATTGTAG
- the yycF gene encoding response regulator YycF, giving the protein MKKILIVDDEKPISDIIKFNLAKEGYDTVTAFDGREAIAKFEEENPDLIILDLMLPELDGLEVAKEVRKSSHIPIIMLSAKDSEFDKVIGLEIGADDYVTKPFSNRELLARVKAHIRRNDSITSSSNNDGKASTNSELNIGELQILPEAFVAKKRQKEIELTHREFELLHHLANHLGQVMTREHLLETVWGYDYFGDVRTVDVTVRRLREKIEDTPSRPEYILTRRGVGYYMKSNE; this is encoded by the coding sequence ATGAAAAAAATTCTGATTGTTGATGATGAAAAGCCAATCTCAGATATCATTAAGTTTAATTTAGCTAAAGAAGGGTATGATACTGTCACGGCATTTGATGGTCGCGAAGCTATTGCTAAATTTGAAGAAGAAAATCCAGATTTGATTATTTTGGATTTGATGTTACCAGAATTAGATGGACTAGAAGTAGCAAAAGAAGTTCGTAAGAGCAGTCATATTCCTATTATTATGCTTTCTGCAAAGGATAGTGAATTTGATAAGGTGATTGGACTTGAAATTGGTGCAGATGATTATGTGACTAAACCCTTTTCAAATAGAGAATTGTTAGCGCGTGTTAAAGCACATATTAGACGTAATGATTCGATTACTTCTTCATCAAATAATGATGGAAAAGCATCAACTAACTCTGAACTTAATATTGGAGAACTACAAATTTTACCCGAGGCTTTTGTCGCCAAAAAACGTCAAAAAGAAATTGAATTAACTCACCGTGAATTTGAGTTACTTCATCATTTGGCAAACCATCTAGGTCAAGTTATGACGAGAGAACATTTATTAGAGACTGTTTGGGGTTATGATTATTTTGGTGATGTCAGAACGGTTGATGTTACCGTTCGTCGTCTCCGTGAGAAAATTGAAGACACACCAAGCCGTCCTGAATACATTTTGACAAGACGTGGTGTTGGGTATTACATGAAATCAAATGAATGA
- a CDS encoding amino acid ABC transporter permease produces MKSVLTSTNLAFIFQGLLLTLYISFISIVLSTIFGTILAVMRNGKNKLFYWISSIYIEFVRNVLNLLWIFIIFLVFQMKSTPAGIVAFTIFTSAALAEIIRGGLNGVDNGQVEAGSSQGFTSSQVFIHIIFPQALQKMLPAIISQFVTVIKDTSLLYSVIAIQELFGKSQILMGTYFEPSQVFTLYALITAIYFVINFVISLLSRRLAKKWEQALQ; encoded by the coding sequence ATGAAATCAGTATTAACCTCTACAAATCTCGCCTTTATTTTTCAAGGCTTACTTCTAACTCTTTATATCTCCTTTATTTCAATCGTTTTATCTACCATTTTTGGTACTATTTTGGCTGTTATGCGTAATGGAAAAAATAAATTATTTTACTGGATTTCTAGTATTTATATTGAGTTTGTCAGAAATGTTCTAAATCTCTTGTGGATATTTATTATTTTCTTAGTCTTTCAAATGAAATCAACGCCAGCTGGTATCGTTGCCTTTACCATTTTTACTTCAGCAGCGCTAGCAGAAATTATTCGCGGAGGTCTAAATGGTGTTGACAATGGGCAAGTTGAGGCTGGTTCATCCCAGGGATTTACAAGTAGTCAAGTCTTTATCCATATTATTTTTCCTCAAGCACTTCAAAAGATGTTACCAGCTATCATTTCACAATTTGTTACTGTCATTAAAGACACATCTCTCCTTTATTCTGTAATTGCTATTCAAGAATTATTTGGTAAAAGTCAAATTTTGATGGGAACATACTTTGAACCGAGTCAAGTCTTTACACTTTATGCACTCATTACTGCTATTTATTTTGTCATTAACTTTGTCATTTCATTATTATCAAGACGTTTGGCAAAAAAATGGGAACAAGCGTTACAATAA
- a CDS encoding amino acid ABC transporter ATP-binding protein — protein MTLIEFKNVEKYYGDYHALRDINLEIEKGQVVVLLGPSGSGKSTLIRTINALESIEKGSLKVNGHELVNASSKDLVALRKEVGMVFQHFNLYPHKTVLENVTLAPIKVLGMSKTEANKIAEKYLSFVNMWDRKDSYPGMLSGGQKQRIAIARGLAMNPELLLFDEPTSALDPETIGDVLAVMQNLAAEGMNMVVVTHEMGFAREVADRIIFMAEGQILVDTTDINGFFENPQEPRAQQFLSKIINHTSDKLETKHKKRHQE, from the coding sequence ATGACACTGATTGAATTTAAAAATGTTGAAAAATATTATGGAGATTACCATGCCTTACGTGATATTAATTTAGAAATAGAAAAAGGTCAGGTTGTCGTTTTATTAGGACCATCTGGATCCGGAAAATCTACCTTAATCCGAACAATCAATGCTCTTGAGTCTATTGAAAAGGGTAGTTTAAAGGTTAATGGACATGAGCTTGTAAATGCTTCTTCGAAAGATTTAGTAGCACTTCGAAAAGAAGTCGGTATGGTCTTTCAACATTTTAACTTATACCCACATAAAACAGTGTTAGAAAATGTTACTTTAGCACCAATTAAAGTATTGGGCATGTCAAAGACTGAAGCAAATAAAATTGCTGAAAAATACTTATCTTTTGTTAATATGTGGGATCGTAAAGATTCCTATCCTGGAATGTTATCCGGTGGTCAAAAACAACGGATTGCTATTGCAAGAGGCCTTGCAATGAATCCAGAATTATTATTATTTGATGAACCTACTTCAGCTCTTGACCCAGAAACTATTGGTGATGTTTTAGCTGTCATGCAAAATCTTGCAGCAGAAGGCATGAACATGGTTGTCGTAACACACGAAATGGGATTTGCACGTGAAGTTGCTGACCGAATTATTTTTATGGCTGAAGGACAAATATTAGTTGACACCACTGATATTAATGGTTTCTTCGAAAATCCACAAGAGCCTAGAGCGCAACAATTTCTAAGTAAAATCATCAACCATACCAGTGATAAATTAGAAACAAAACACAAAAAACGCCATCAAGAGTGA
- a CDS encoding transporter substrate-binding domain-containing protein gives MTFKQKLTLLFAFCLLLLGATSTTSHASEQTLLNSAAVKKIKKSGVLKVGVKQDVPNFGYYSAKTKSYEGMEIDIARKIAKSLNVKPVFTAVTAQTREAVMDNGQVDMVIATYTITPERQKSYAFSNAYYTDEIGFLVQRKNKISTVKDLNHKTIGVAQGSTTKAAIEEYAKAHNLSFNFVQLGSYPELAISLYANRIQAFSVDKSILTGYRSSKSKILIEGFNTQSYGIASKKSNQQFISYVNTLISK, from the coding sequence ATGACATTTAAACAAAAATTAACTCTCCTCTTTGCCTTTTGCTTACTTTTGCTAGGAGCTACTTCTACTACAAGTCATGCTTCCGAACAAACACTTCTTAACTCTGCTGCTGTAAAGAAAATCAAAAAAAGTGGTGTTTTAAAAGTCGGTGTTAAACAAGATGTTCCAAACTTTGGTTACTACAGCGCAAAAACAAAGAGCTATGAAGGTATGGAAATTGATATTGCTCGTAAAATCGCCAAATCATTAAATGTAAAACCAGTTTTTACAGCTGTAACAGCACAAACTAGAGAAGCTGTCATGGATAACGGCCAAGTTGATATGGTCATCGCAACTTACACCATTACTCCTGAACGTCAAAAGTCTTATGCTTTTAGCAATGCTTATTACACAGATGAAATTGGTTTTTTAGTTCAACGTAAAAACAAGATCTCAACTGTAAAGGACTTAAATCATAAGACCATTGGTGTTGCTCAAGGATCAACTACCAAAGCTGCGATTGAAGAATACGCTAAAGCACACAACCTATCCTTTAACTTTGTACAATTAGGATCTTATCCAGAACTAGCTATTTCATTGTATGCTAATCGTATCCAAGCTTTTTCTGTTGATAAATCCATTCTTACCGGCTATCGTAGTAGCAAATCAAAAATACTTATTGAAGGGTTTAATACGCAATCCTATGGTATTGCTAGCAAAAAGTCCAATCAACAATTTATTTCTTATGTTAATACCTTGATTTCAAAATGA
- the dhaK gene encoding dihydroxyacetone kinase subunit DhaK, with protein sequence MKKIINDPSQVVDDMLKGFSYMHDDLVERLDGYDVIVKKANKTGNVGLISGGGSGHEPSHAGFVGDGMLSAAICGAVFTSPTPDQILEAIKAADEGAGVFMVIKNYSGDIMNFEMAQELAEMEDISVESVIVDDDIAVEDSLYTQGRRGVAGTILVHKILGEAARAGKSLKEIKTLADQLVPNIKTIGLALSGATVPEVGKPGFTLAEDEFEYGVGIHGEPGYKKEKLQPSKELAKELVEKLTDSFEIKADDKFGILVNGLGSTPLMEQYVFANDVANLLASKNVSVVYKKIGDFMTSIDMAGLSLTLIKLEDHSWEKALKSDVTTPAW encoded by the coding sequence ATGAAAAAAATTATTAATGATCCTAGTCAAGTTGTAGATGATATGCTTAAAGGATTTTCATATATGCATGATGACTTGGTTGAAAGATTAGATGGCTATGATGTTATTGTTAAAAAAGCTAATAAAACTGGAAATGTTGGTCTAATTTCAGGTGGGGGTTCAGGTCATGAACCATCACATGCTGGTTTTGTCGGTGATGGGATGCTTTCTGCTGCAATTTGTGGTGCTGTTTTTACATCACCAACTCCAGATCAAATACTTGAAGCCATAAAAGCAGCAGACGAAGGGGCTGGCGTTTTTATGGTCATTAAAAATTATTCTGGTGACATCATGAACTTCGAGATGGCGCAAGAATTAGCAGAAATGGAAGATATTTCTGTAGAAAGTGTGATTGTCGATGACGATATTGCTGTTGAAGATAGTCTTTATACTCAAGGCAGACGTGGTGTTGCAGGTACAATCTTAGTACATAAAATTTTAGGAGAAGCTGCACGTGCTGGTAAATCACTAAAAGAAATCAAAACACTTGCAGATCAATTAGTACCTAATATCAAAACAATAGGTTTGGCACTATCTGGTGCAACAGTTCCAGAAGTTGGAAAACCAGGTTTCACATTAGCTGAGGATGAATTTGAATATGGTGTAGGAATCCATGGAGAACCTGGTTACAAGAAAGAAAAATTACAACCATCAAAAGAACTGGCTAAGGAATTAGTGGAAAAATTGACAGATAGCTTTGAGATAAAAGCTGATGATAAATTTGGAATTCTAGTAAATGGTTTAGGAAGTACGCCACTAATGGAGCAGTATGTTTTTGCAAATGATGTGGCTAATTTGCTAGCTTCTAAAAATGTTTCAGTGGTCTATAAAAAGATTGGTGATTTTATGACTTCAATTGATATGGCAGGGCTTTCTTTAACACTTATAAAATTAGAAGACCATTCATGGGAAAAGGCACTTAAATCAGATGTGACAACACCAGCTTGGTAG
- a CDS encoding DUF3114 domain-containing protein — MVFTSYQRYMALKAIFNSPISQKSLDLLQSGQMIDPRVGSSLFNAIWENEKHNLSPIQLIKLVLTIVQMPSELSGELSETRSLLANFHPDLAPDHSFWLDFSEQVNLAFPGKALSEKSPFTKKVHQFRYLISSQQAEYIRSHYGNDKTDAQALAYYLSGKTSGHFWRKRSDYSLKDSARLHNKLLKRGEAFLFPEEIVSFNIKVLLHFHSEFIISSTGDFLNEIDGQKSNIMGIVNGASFNYGTPGKRHWDLDVDPVRPLDPTFRNKVTKGYYSPKNIESKWFQKPQGYELSYFNKRGVYSYQDKSAEKQVSLEMRKFRKMIRKLS, encoded by the coding sequence TTGGTTTTCACAAGCTACCAACGCTATATGGCTTTGAAAGCCATCTTTAACAGTCCCATATCTCAAAAAAGTCTGGACCTTTTACAATCTGGTCAAATGATTGACCCAAGAGTTGGATCTTCATTATTTAATGCTATTTGGGAGAACGAAAAACACAATCTCAGTCCTATCCAACTTATTAAGTTGGTATTGACAATTGTTCAAATGCCATCTGAATTGAGTGGAGAGCTTTCTGAAACAAGATCCTTATTGGCTAACTTTCATCCAGATTTAGCTCCAGATCATTCTTTTTGGCTAGATTTTTCTGAGCAAGTTAACCTTGCTTTTCCAGGGAAAGCCTTATCTGAAAAATCGCCATTCACAAAAAAGGTCCATCAATTTCGCTATCTTATCTCTAGTCAACAAGCTGAATACATTCGCTCTCATTACGGAAATGACAAAACGGATGCTCAAGCATTAGCCTATTATCTGAGTGGGAAAACATCAGGTCATTTTTGGCGAAAACGGAGTGATTACTCTCTAAAAGACTCAGCTAGACTTCATAATAAGTTGTTAAAAAGAGGAGAGGCCTTTCTTTTCCCAGAAGAAATTGTGTCTTTCAATATCAAAGTTTTATTGCATTTTCACAGTGAGTTTATTATTTCCTCAACAGGTGATTTTCTTAATGAAATTGATGGTCAAAAGTCAAATATTATGGGAATTGTAAATGGTGCTAGTTTTAATTATGGGACTCCCGGGAAACGTCACTGGGATCTTGATGTTGATCCTGTTCGTCCGCTAGATCCAACATTTAGAAATAAAGTAACAAAGGGTTATTATTCTCCAAAAAATATAGAATCAAAGTGGTTTCAAAAACCCCAGGGTTACGAACTGAGTTACTTTAATAAAAGAGGTGTTTATAGTTACCAAGATAAAAGTGCGGAAAAACAAGTTAGCCTGGAAATGAGAAAATTCCGTAAAATGATAAGGAAGTTGTCATAA
- the dhaM gene encoding dihydroxyacetone kinase phosphoryl donor subunit DhaM: MSEIGIIVVSHSKKIADGIANLVNEVAKDISLTYVGGTPDGGIGTSFEQVQNVVESNPKDTLLAFFDLGSARMNIEMVQDFTDKDIILNIVPIVEGTYTAAALLQAGTDLETVKTQLAELEIKK; this comes from the coding sequence ATGTCAGAGATAGGAATTATCGTTGTTTCTCATTCAAAAAAGATAGCAGATGGTATTGCGAATCTAGTAAATGAGGTTGCAAAAGATATTAGTCTAACCTATGTTGGTGGTACACCAGATGGTGGTATTGGAACCAGTTTTGAACAAGTTCAGAATGTTGTTGAATCAAATCCCAAAGACACTCTGTTAGCCTTCTTTGATTTGGGAAGTGCTCGGATGAATATTGAAATGGTACAAGATTTTACAGACAAAGACATCATCTTAAATATTGTTCCAATAGTTGAGGGGACATACACAGCGGCAGCCTTATTGCAAGCTGGCACTGATTTAGAAACGGTAAAGACACAATTAGCAGAGTTGGAAATTAAGAAATAA
- the dhaS gene encoding dihydroxyacetone kinase transcriptional activator DhaS, translating to MTTSIITKKRIAKAFKKQMIEKSFDKISVVDIMDQANIRRQTFYNHFVDKFELLDWIFETELQEQVTNNLNYITGFKLLEELLFYIETNRIFYQQLFQIEGQNDFYSFFRDYCFILMEKIISEEEYHKNCLAKNYKIFLIQYHANAFAISIKDYVCQNTDRPDILAIKHVIIASIKQSKEL from the coding sequence ATGACAACTTCTATAATTACCAAAAAAAGAATTGCAAAAGCATTTAAAAAACAAATGATTGAAAAATCATTTGATAAAATTTCAGTTGTGGATATTATGGACCAAGCTAATATTAGAAGACAGACCTTTTACAACCATTTTGTAGATAAATTTGAACTGTTAGATTGGATTTTTGAAACAGAATTGCAAGAACAAGTTACTAATAATTTGAATTACATCACTGGTTTCAAATTGCTTGAAGAACTTTTATTCTATATTGAAACCAATCGTATCTTTTATCAGCAACTATTTCAAATAGAAGGCCAGAATGATTTTTATTCATTTTTTCGAGATTATTGTTTTATTTTAATGGAAAAAATAATTTCAGAGGAAGAATATCACAAAAATTGCTTAGCAAAAAACTATAAGATTTTTCTCATTCAATATCATGCTAATGCATTTGCCATCTCTATCAAAGACTATGTCTGCCAAAATACAGATCGTCCAGATATCTTAGCTATTAAACATGTTATTATAGCAAGCATTAAACAAAGTAAGGAGCTATAA
- the dhaL gene encoding dihydroxyacetone kinase subunit DhaL gives MNVENTLKWMSLFNQKIQENKDYLSELDTPIGDGDHGGNMSRGMTAVMENLKGKTFDSAQEVFKLVAMQLLSKVGGASGPLYGSAFMGMAKSDEQASLPQHLQAALEMIQKRGKAEIGEKTMVDVWIPVIEALKTDSLTIEKIKNVVEATKDLKATKGRASYVGERSIGHIDPGSYSSGLLFEAMIEAEVD, from the coding sequence ATGAATGTTGAAAACACACTAAAATGGATGTCACTTTTTAATCAAAAAATTCAAGAAAATAAAGATTATCTAAGTGAGTTAGATACCCCAATTGGCGATGGCGACCATGGCGGCAATATGTCTAGAGGGATGACTGCTGTAATGGAAAATCTAAAAGGAAAGACATTTGATTCCGCACAAGAAGTATTTAAACTTGTTGCAATGCAATTATTGAGTAAAGTTGGTGGCGCTTCAGGGCCACTTTACGGTTCTGCTTTTATGGGAATGGCAAAATCTGATGAACAAGCAAGTTTACCACAGCACTTACAAGCTGCACTAGAGATGATTCAAAAACGCGGTAAAGCTGAGATTGGTGAAAAAACAATGGTTGATGTGTGGATACCAGTGATTGAGGCTTTAAAAACAGATTCATTGACAATAGAAAAAATTAAGAACGTTGTTGAAGCAACCAAAGATTTGAAAGCTACAAAAGGTAGAGCTTCCTATGTTGGGGAAAGATCCATTGGTCATATTGACCCTGGTTCATATTCTTCAGGACTCTTGTTCGAAGCTATGATAGAAGCGGAGGTAGACTAA
- the vicK gene encoding cell wall metabolism sensor histidine kinase VicK, with protein sequence MNDNIIGNLSLFELAILLLLVFVAFYFIYLAFRDYRNVKMIRTMSHKIRELIKGQYTEDITLKGDAELVELSEQLNDLSEVFRLTHENLEQEKNRLASILAYMTDGVLATDRSGKITMINDTAQKQLNLSKEEALKLNLVDLLDSENNYTYRELVSKRPELAINKRNELGEFITLRIRFALNRRESGFISGLVAVLHDTTEQEKEERERRLFVSNVSHELRTPLTSVKSYLEALDEGAIKEDVAPSFIKVSLDETNRMMRMISDLLNLSRIDNQVTRLEVEMTNFTAFITSILNRFDRIRNQHTINDKHYDIIRNYPLTSIWVEIDNDKMTQVIDNIVNNAIKYSPDGGKITVSIKTTDTQLIVSISDQGLGIPKKDLPLIFDRFYRVDKARSRAQGGTGLGLAIAKEIVKQHNGYIWAKSEYGKGSTFTIVLPYDKTSIDEEWEDDIE encoded by the coding sequence ATGAATGACAATATTATAGGGAATTTATCGCTCTTTGAATTAGCGATTCTATTACTTCTAGTTTTTGTTGCTTTTTACTTTATTTATCTAGCTTTTCGTGATTATCGTAACGTTAAAATGATTCGTACCATGAGTCATAAAATCAGAGAACTGATAAAGGGTCAGTATACAGAAGATATTACTCTGAAAGGTGATGCTGAATTAGTAGAGCTATCTGAGCAGCTCAATGATTTATCAGAAGTTTTTCGCCTAACTCATGAAAATCTAGAACAAGAGAAAAATCGATTAGCTTCTATCTTAGCTTATATGACAGATGGTGTGCTTGCGACGGATCGCTCGGGTAAAATTACTATGATTAATGATACTGCCCAAAAGCAGCTTAATCTTAGTAAAGAAGAGGCTCTGAAGCTAAACTTGGTTGACTTACTTGATAGTGAAAATAATTATACCTATAGAGAACTTGTTTCTAAGCGGCCTGAGTTAGCGATTAATAAACGAAATGAACTTGGGGAATTTATTACACTTCGAATTCGTTTTGCTTTAAATAGACGCGAAAGTGGTTTTATTTCTGGTTTAGTTGCAGTATTGCATGATACAACTGAGCAAGAAAAGGAAGAAAGGGAGCGTCGTCTCTTTGTCTCTAATGTCAGTCATGAATTAAGGACTCCTTTGACATCTGTTAAATCTTATTTAGAAGCCTTAGATGAAGGAGCCATTAAGGAAGATGTTGCGCCAAGTTTTATCAAAGTTTCTTTGGACGAAACAAACAGGATGATGAGAATGATTTCTGATTTGTTAAACCTCTCTCGTATTGATAATCAAGTCACGCGCTTAGAAGTCGAGATGACTAACTTTACAGCATTTATTACTTCTATCTTAAACCGATTTGATCGTATTAGAAATCAGCACACGATAAATGATAAACATTATGATATTATCAGGAATTACCCTTTAACTTCGATTTGGGTAGAAATTGATAATGATAAAATGACTCAAGTTATTGATAATATTGTTAATAATGCAATTAAGTATTCTCCAGATGGTGGTAAAATTACCGTCTCTATAAAGACAACTGATACTCAATTAATTGTTTCTATTTCAGATCAAGGATTGGGTATTCCAAAAAAAGATTTACCTTTAATCTTTGATCGTTTTTATCGTGTTGATAAAGCTAGAAGTCGTGCTCAAGGAGGTACTGGCTTAGGTCTTGCAATTGCAAAAGAAATTGTTAAGCAACATAATGGCTATATTTGGGCAAAGAGTGAATATGGAAAAGGCTCTACCTTTACAATTGTCTTACCATATGATAAAACAAGTATTGATGAGGAATGGGAGGATGACATAGAATAA
- the dhaQ gene encoding DhaKLM operon coactivator DhaQ produces the protein MVTIINQVNQTINQYIDGLLTTQPQLAKLGDWPIIYNRHQSKNHVPILSGGGAGHEPAHAGFVGDGMLSAAVYGDLFIPPKEDAILEAIRFLDHGLGVFVIIKNFDADIARFHRAIHQARQEGHRVKYIISHDDISVEPKANFQMRHRGLAGTILLHKILGAAAKDGLTLDQLESLAFELATEIATIGFATKPSQLPGEQEPLFQLATNHISFGIGIHGEEGYRVVEFQSSEQLAIEIMNKLHIKFHWQEGEHFILLVNNLGTATDLEQGIFLNDIRQLLELEGLHLPFIKNGKFMTSLNMGGISVTLCRMKSKQWLRYLQEDTNAFAW, from the coding sequence GTGGTTACCATCATCAATCAAGTCAATCAAACAATAAATCAGTATATTGACGGCCTATTAACTACGCAGCCACAATTAGCAAAATTAGGTGATTGGCCAATTATTTATAATCGTCATCAATCTAAAAATCATGTTCCTATATTATCTGGTGGTGGTGCAGGACATGAACCTGCGCATGCTGGTTTTGTCGGTGATGGAATGCTATCAGCAGCTGTTTATGGGGATTTATTTATTCCACCAAAAGAAGACGCTATATTAGAAGCAATTCGTTTTTTGGATCATGGCTTAGGTGTTTTTGTCATTATCAAAAATTTTGATGCAGATATTGCTAGGTTTCACCGTGCAATTCATCAAGCGCGACAAGAGGGACATCGTGTTAAATACATCATTTCACATGATGATATCTCAGTGGAACCTAAAGCAAATTTTCAAATGAGACATAGAGGCCTAGCAGGAACTATCTTGTTACACAAAATACTTGGTGCCGCTGCTAAAGATGGTCTGACATTAGACCAATTAGAATCTCTTGCATTTGAATTAGCTACAGAGATTGCTACCATAGGATTTGCAACAAAACCGTCTCAATTACCAGGTGAACAAGAGCCTCTTTTTCAACTAGCGACTAACCACATCTCATTTGGCATTGGGATACATGGTGAAGAAGGGTATCGCGTTGTTGAATTCCAATCTTCTGAACAACTGGCAATCGAAATTATGAATAAATTACACATCAAATTTCACTGGCAAGAAGGAGAGCATTTTATTCTGCTCGTCAACAACCTTGGAACAGCAACAGACTTAGAACAAGGGATCTTTTTAAATGATATTCGTCAACTGCTTGAACTAGAGGGATTACACTTACCTTTCATTAAAAATGGGAAGTTTATGACCAGTCTTAATATGGGAGGAATCTCAGTCACACTGTGCCGGATGAAATCAAAACAATGGCTTAGGTATCTTCAAGAAGATACTAATGCTTTTGCGTGGTAA